From a single Mobula birostris isolate sMobBir1 chromosome 13, sMobBir1.hap1, whole genome shotgun sequence genomic region:
- the LOC140207621 gene encoding uncharacterized protein — protein MADQRVHTRERPFTCSDCGKGFHQSSTLLVHKSVHTGERPFTCINCGKGFTQSSNLIVHQRVHIREKPFTCSDCGKGFTRSSDLLVHQRVHTGERPFTCSDCGMGFTQSSKLKEHQRVHTGEWPFTCSDCGKGFTCLSKLKVHQRVHTGERPFTCSDCGKGFSRSSKLLAHQSVHTGERPFTCSDCEKGFICSSNLKAHQRVHTGKRLFTCSDCGKGFSRSPDLLVHQRVHTAERPFICSDCGKGFTRSPDLLAHQRVHTGERPFSCSDCGKGFSRSPDLLVHQRVHTGERPFTCSDCGRRFTQSSTLQRHQSVHTGERPFSCSVCGKRFTRSSNLESHQRVHTGEKPFTCSECGKGFTHSFTLLRHQRVHTGEKPFTCSECGKGFTRSSSLESHQRVHTGEKPFTCSECGKRFTWSSQLLAHQSVHTGEAVPLL, from the coding sequence atggctgatcagcgagttcacaccagggagagaccgttcacctgctcagactgtgggaagggattccatcagtcatccaccctactggtacacaagtcagttcacactggggagaggccgttcacctgcatcaactgtgggaagggattcactcagtcatccaatttAATAGTGCACCAGCGGGTTCACAtcagggagaagccattcacctgctcagactgcgggaaggggttcactcggtcatctgacctactggtgcaccagcgagttcacactggggagaggccattcacctgctcagactgtgggatgggattcactcagtcatctaaactgaaggaacatcagagagttcacaccggggaatggccattcacctgctcagactgcgggaagggattcacttgtttatctaaactgaaggtacatcagcgagttcacactggagagaggccgttcacctgctcagactgtgggaagggattctctcggtcatccaagctactggcacaccagtcagttcacactggagagagaccattcacctgttcagactgcgagaagggattcatttgctcatctaatctgaaggcacatcagcgagttcacactggaaagaggctgttcacctgctcagactgtggaaagggattcagtcggtcacccgacctactggtacaccagcgagttcacactgcggagaggccgttcatctgctcagactgtgggaagggattcactcggtcacccgacctactggcacaccagagagttcacactggagagaggccgttcagctgctcagactgtgggaaggggttcagtcggtcacccgacctactggtacaccagcgagttcacactggggagaggccgttcacctgttcagattgTGGGAGGAGGTTCACTCAGTCCTCCACtttacagagacaccagtcagttcacacaggggagaggccgttcagctgctcagtctgtgggaagagattcactcggtcatccaacctagagagtcatcagcgagttcacactggggagaagccattcacctgctcagaatgtgggaagggattcactcattcaTTCACCCTACtcagacatcagcgagttcacactggggagaagccgttcacctgctcagaatgtgggaagggattcactcggtcatccagcctagagagtcatcagcgagttcacacaggggagaagccgttcacctgctcagaatgtgggaaaagattcacttggtcatcccaactactggcacaccagtcagttcatacgggagaggctgttcccctgcTATGA